The following DNA comes from Halofilum ochraceum.
CGTTGCTCGTGCTGGTATTGCAGATCGTGACGGGGATCTTCCTCACGATGCACTATCAGCCGTCGGCGGAGCAGGCCTTCGCCTCCGTCGAGTACATCATGCGCGATGTCGAGTGGGGCTGGTTGATCCGGTACATGCACTCCACCGGCGCATCGATGTTCTTCGTTGTCGTCTATCTGCACATGTTCCGCGCGCTCTTGTACGGGTCGTACAAGAAGCCGCGCGAACTGATCTGGATCTTCGGCGTACTGATCCTGCTCGTGCTCATGGGTGAGGCCTTCATGGGTTACCTCCTGCCCTGGGGCCAGATGTCCTACTGGGGCGCGCAGGTCATCATTTCGCTGTTCTCCACGATTCCGTGGATCGGCCCGGATCTCGCACAGTGGATTCGTGGCGATTACGTGATTTCCGGCGCGACGCTGAACCGTTTCTTCGCGCTGCACGTGATCGCGATGCCCCTGATCCTGCTGGCGCTGGTCGTCGCGCATATCCTCGCGCTGCACGAGGTCGGCTCGAATAATCCGGATGGCGTGGACATCAAGAAGAACAAGGATGCGGACGGCAAGCCGAAAGACGGCATCCCGTTCCACCCCTACTACACGGTCAAGGATCTGGTTGGTGTGGCGGTGTTTTT
Coding sequences within:
- a CDS encoding cytochrome b; protein product: MGKVLAWVDDRFPLTKMMREHLTEYYAPKNFNFWYYFGSLALLVLVLQIVTGIFLTMHYQPSAEQAFASVEYIMRDVEWGWLIRYMHSTGASMFFVVVYLHMFRALLYGSYKKPRELIWIFGVLILLVLMGEAFMGYLLPWGQMSYWGAQVIISLFSTIPWIGPDLAQWIRGDYVISGATLNRFFALHVIAMPLILLALVVAHILALHEVGSNNPDGVDIKKNKDADGKPKDGIPFHPYYTVKDLVGVAVFFIVFFLIVFYMPTMGGYFIEPPNFKPADPLSTPAHIAPVWYFTPFYSILRSVPSMYGSAFPGVIAMGLSIVLLFFLPWLDRTDNNPVKSTRYRSIWHKLLLGMFVVALFGLGYLGTQAPSPVKTLIAQILTAAYFGFFLGLYLVSRFEKTKPVPERVTH